From Camelus bactrianus isolate YW-2024 breed Bactrian camel chromosome 35, ASM4877302v1, whole genome shotgun sequence, a single genomic window includes:
- the CREM gene encoding cAMP-responsive element modulator isoform X21, whose amino-acid sequence MAVTGDDTAATGDMPTYQIRAPATALPQGVVMAASPGSLHSPQQLAEEATRKRELRLMKNREAARECRRKKKEYVKCLENRVAVLENQNKTLIEELKALKDLYCHKAE is encoded by the exons CCGCCACTGGTGACATGCCTACTTACCAGATCCGGGCCCCAGCTACGGCTCTGCCTCAGggtgtggtgatggctgcatcTCCGGGAAGCCTGCACAGCCCCCAGCAGCTCGCAGAGGAGGCCACACGCAAACGAGAGCTGAGGCTGATGAAAAACAG GGAGGCTGCCCGGGAGTGTCGCAGGAAGAAGAAGGAATATGTCAAATGTCTTGAAAACCGTGTGGCGGTGCTTGAAAACCAAAACAAGACTCTGATTGAGGAACTCAAGGCCCTCAAAGATCTTTATTGCCATAAAGCAGAGTAA